The segment CTCAGGAGATCCGAAACACCTTGCATCTGAAAAGTTTGACTGTCCGGGGATTCAAGTCGTTCGCGTCGGCCACGACGTTCGACTTCGAGCCGGGCGTCACCGCCGTTGTCGGCCCCAACGGTTCGGGCAAGTCCAATGTGGTTGACGCGCTGGCCTGGGTCATGGGCGAACAAGGTGCCAAGACCCTGCGCGGCGGCAAAATGGAAGACGTCATCTTCGCCGGCACATCGGGGCGGCCCCCTCTGGGCCGCGCGCACGTTGCCCTGACGATCGACAACGCCGACGGCGCCCTGCCGATCGAATACAGCGAAGTCACCATTTCCCGCACGCTGTTTCGGACCGGCGGATCCGAGTATGCCATCAACGGCTCGCCATGCCGCCTCCTCGACATTCAGGAATTGCTCTCGGATTCGGGCCTGGGCCGGGAAATGCACGTGATTGTGGGGCAGGGACAGTTGGACCGTGTCCTGCACGCCACCCCCGAGGACCGCAGGGGATTCATTGAAGAAGCCGCAGGCATCCTCAAGCACCGGCGTCGCAAGGAAAAGACTGTCCGCAAGCTGGAAGCCATGCAGGCGAACCTGCAACGCCTTGGTGACCTCACGGCGGAAATCCGTCGTCAACTCACACCGCTGGGCAAACAGGCCGAAGTCGCCCGCCGCGCCCAGACGGTGCAGTTCGACGTTCGTGACGCCAAGTCCAGGCTGTTGGCCGATGATCTCCTCCAGCTCACCCAGGCGTTGGAAAAGGACGTCGCCGACGAAGCCGCGTTGAAAGAGCGCCGCGAGCTGGTCGAAGCGGAGCTCGGCGCAGGCCGTCAACGCCAGATCCGACTTGAGCAACTCGCAGCTGAGGCCACACCCAGGCTCAATGCCGCCAGGGACAACTGGTACCAGCTGTCGGCAACCAGGGACCGGCTTCGCGCCCTGGGATCCCTCGCGACCGAGCGCCGCCGCCTCCTTGGTGCCTCCGATGCTGCCCCGGATTCAGGCCGCGACCCGGACCATCTGGACCGGCAGGCCGCCCGGGTCCGGCAGGAACAGTCGGAGCTTGAGCACGACATCCTGGCGAAGCAAGCCGCGCTCAACGAGTCCACGGCAGCCAAACAGGAAGCCGAGAACCTGGCCGCGGCCGAGGACAAACGCCTGACGGCCGTGTTGCGGGCAGCCGCCGATCGCCGTGAAGGCCTCGCGAAACTCGTAGGTCAATTGGCTGCCGCACGCTCCCGGGCCGAGGCAGCCGAGGCTGAGCGGGGCAGGCTCAGGGACTCGCTGGCAGCCGGTGAGGAACGCCGCCGACACGCGCAAAGTGAGTTTACGGCCCTCGAGTCACAAGTGGCCGGCGTCGAAGACGGCGAGGAAAGCCTCGACGCCGAATACGAGGACGCCAGCGCCCTTCTTGACGAGATCAACGCCGAGATCGAAGCGTTGAAAGCTGCCGAACGCGATGAAGTCCGCGAACGCGATGCGCTCACCGCCCGCCGCGATGCTTTGCAGCTTGGACTCAACCGCAAGGATGGCTCGTCGCGGCTTCTGTCCTCGGACCACCCCGGAGTCCTGGGTTCGCTTGCTTCCCTCCTGACGGTGGAGCCCGGGTATGAGACGGCCGTGGCCGCGGCACTTGGCAGTGCCTCCGACGCCGTCGTGGTGGCGGACAGTGCCGGGGCCGTTGCCGCGATGCAGCTGTTGAAGGACGCCGACGCCGGACGCGCCTCGCTTTTGGTGGCGGGCGCGGTACCCGCAGCGGGTCCGGAGCTTGGCCTGCAGGAGTTGCCGACGCTGCCTGACGGTGCGCGCTGGGCTGCCGAGTTGGTGGCGACTGACGCCCCCGAAGCGGGTGGCGCAAGGACCCTCCTGGCGTCCACCGCCGTCGTCGACGACTTGCACGCGGCGGCAAGCCTCATTGCCGGCAACCCGGGGCTTACCGCGGTGACCCGCGAAGGCGACGTCTTCAGGGCCCTGACGGTGGACGGCGGATCGGCCACGGCACCGTCGCTCCTTGAAGTCCAAGCCGCAGTGGACGACGCCGACACCCGGCTCCTGGAGCTCACCACCCGTCTCGAGCGGGGAAAGTTCGCCCTGGCTGGAGCCGAAGCACGCCGGGCCGATGCCCAGGAACGGGCGAACGCGGCGCTGGACAAACTCCACGACTCGGATGCCCGCCTGGCTGCCGTCGCGGAACGGCTTGGCCACCTGAATTCCCAGTTGCGCAGCGCCGTCGCGGAACGCGATCGAATGGCGGAGTCCCTGGCCAAGGCCGAACTGAACATCGCCGTGGCAGAGGAATCCCTTGAGCTTGCGGCGGAACGGCTGGCCGCGGCAGAAGAAGCCCCCCAGGAGGAAGAGCCTTCCACGGAGCACCGCGATGCCTTGGCCAGGGCTGCCAGCGAAGCCCGGTCCCGTGAGATGGAGGTCAGGCTGGGCTTGCGGAGTGCCGAGGAACAGCTCGCCGCAACCACTAACCGGGCCGCATCCCTGGAACGGGCCGCCGCGAGCGAACGGCGGGCACGCGAGGAAGCTGTGCGCCGGGCCATGCGACGCAAAGCCCAAGCCGGGCGGGCCTCCGCCGTCGCTTCCGCCGTCGAACAGGCTGTGCGTTTCGTTGACGTGTCAGTGGACCTGGCCGCCCGCGCCCGCGACCTCGCCGAGGCCGTCCGGGAGCAGCGCGAAAAGGAACTCGGCGATGTCCGGAGCAGTAACGAGACATTGGCCCAGGAGCTGGCGGGACTGACGGATTCTGTCCACCGCGACGAACTCGCGCGAGCCCAGCAAAGGCTCAGGATCGAAGCGTTGGAGACCCGCGCCATCGAGGAGCTCGGCCTGTCCGCGGAACAACTCGTGGCTGACTTCG is part of the Arthrobacter ramosus genome and harbors:
- the smc gene encoding chromosome segregation protein SMC, with amino-acid sequence MHLKSLTVRGFKSFASATTFDFEPGVTAVVGPNGSGKSNVVDALAWVMGEQGAKTLRGGKMEDVIFAGTSGRPPLGRAHVALTIDNADGALPIEYSEVTISRTLFRTGGSEYAINGSPCRLLDIQELLSDSGLGREMHVIVGQGQLDRVLHATPEDRRGFIEEAAGILKHRRRKEKTVRKLEAMQANLQRLGDLTAEIRRQLTPLGKQAEVARRAQTVQFDVRDAKSRLLADDLLQLTQALEKDVADEAALKERRELVEAELGAGRQRQIRLEQLAAEATPRLNAARDNWYQLSATRDRLRALGSLATERRRLLGASDAAPDSGRDPDHLDRQAARVRQEQSELEHDILAKQAALNESTAAKQEAENLAAAEDKRLTAVLRAAADRREGLAKLVGQLAAARSRAEAAEAERGRLRDSLAAGEERRRHAQSEFTALESQVAGVEDGEESLDAEYEDASALLDEINAEIEALKAAERDEVRERDALTARRDALQLGLNRKDGSSRLLSSDHPGVLGSLASLLTVEPGYETAVAAALGSASDAVVVADSAGAVAAMQLLKDADAGRASLLVAGAVPAAGPELGLQELPTLPDGARWAAELVATDAPEAGGARTLLASTAVVDDLHAAASLIAGNPGLTAVTREGDVFRALTVDGGSATAPSLLEVQAAVDDADTRLLELTTRLERGKFALAGAEARRADAQERANAALDKLHDSDARLAAVAERLGHLNSQLRSAVAERDRMAESLAKAELNIAVAEESLELAAERLAAAEEAPQEEEPSTEHRDALARAASEARSREMEVRLGLRSAEEQLAATTNRAASLERAAASERRAREEAVRRAMRRKAQAGRASAVASAVEQAVRFVDVSVDLAARARDLAEAVREQREKELGDVRSSNETLAQELAGLTDSVHRDELARAQQRLRIEALETRAIEELGLSAEQLVADFGPEQPVPVPAATVDKWAELRAPVDEDGNTIVEGVPFVRAEQEKRLRKAERDLAALGKVNPLALEEFAALEERHQFLSTQLEDLKSSRKDLLDIIKEVDNRVQQVFAEAFADTSKQFDHVFARLFPGGEGKLVLTDPDDMLTTGIEVEARPAGKKIKRLSLLSGGERSLTAVALLVAIFKARPSPFYVMDEVEAALDDTNLGRLITIFEELRESSQLIVITHQKRTMEVADALYGVTMRGDGVSTVISQRLGAEV